tgagccgagattatgccactgctctccagtctgggggacagagcaagaccctgtgtcaaaaaaaaaaaaaaaaaaaaaaaaaggccgggcgcagtggctcacacctgtgatcccagcactttgggaggaggccgaggtagttggatcacaaggtcaggagatcgagaccatcctggctaacatggtgaaaccccatctctactaaaaatacaaaaaatagccgtgtgtggtggcgggcacatgtagtcccagctacttgggaggctgaggcaggagaatggtgtgaacccgggaggtggagcttgcagtgagtcaagatcacgccactgcactccagcctgggcaacacagtgagactctgtctcaaaaaaaaaaaaaaaaaactctcatggCTGGCCCAGCTCTGGATCAGGACTCATCAGGTCCCAGGCGGGGCTGTCAGTCCCCTCTCATTAAGAATcttcaaggctgaggcaggtggatcacccaagataaggagttcaagaccagcctggacaacatggtgaaaccccgtctctactaagaatacaataataataataataattagctgggcatggtggcaggcgcctgtaatcccagttactcaggaggctgaggcaggagaattgcttgcacccaggaggcagaggttgcagtgagctgagattgcgccactgcattctagcctgggtgacagagcaagactccgtctcaaaaaaaaaaaaaaagagaaaaagagactgggcacagtggctcacacctgtaatcccagcactttgagaggctgaggtgggtggatcacgaggtcaggagatcaagaccatcatggctaacatgttgaaaccctgtctctactaaaaatacaaaaaattagccgggcatggtggcgggtgcctgtagtcccaggtacttgagaggttgaagcaggagaatagtgtgaacctgggaggcggagcttgccgtgagccaagatagtgccactgcactcccaggctagcgtgcagtggcacgatctcggctcactgcaacctctgcctcctgagttcaagcagttctcctgactcagcctcccgaggagctggtactacagacttgcgccaccacgcctggctaatttttgtatttttagtagagatgggatttcaccatgtcggtcaggctagtctcaaactcctaacctcaaatgacccacccaccttggccttttaaagtgctgggattacaggcgtgagccaccatatctggtcCTCCATCCACCTTTCTGAGGTCGAGCAAGAATCCCAGGGGTTGGTGTGGGATTAGGAGAAACCAGATCCACAAGGCACTTTTTATACGCGgtccctttctctgcatcctgggcctgtttccccatctgtgctTGTGGGAGGCAGATGGTCCCTCCTCTGGGCTGCTCTGAATATGAACCCCACTGCTGGATGTGAGAGTCCCCCCAGTTGCTCTTGAGGGACAGAACCAACATGAGCTGAACTGGATCTGAAGCTAGGGTGCTATTTGGGGGGGTTACTGCCAGGCCTGGCAAGGCCCATGGGTCCTGTGAAGCTGGATGGGGAACTGGGGTGGAACCCACTCCCCTGGGGCAGTTGTGGTCGTTGGAGCATGGGCTGTGGTCAGACCTGCCTGGCGTCCAGGCTCGCTGTGCCGGGTGACCTCTGGAGAATTGCTTTATGGTCAGACCTGCCTGGCGTCCAGGCTCGCTGTGCCGGGTGACCTCTGGAGAATTGCTTTATGGTCAGACCTGCCTGGCGTCCAGGCTCGCTGTGCCGGGTGACCTCTGGAGAATTGCTTTATGTCTCGGAGGTCCCCCCACCTCCCACGAAGGAAGGAATAACAGGACGGAGCCCATCAGGCCCTGAGGAAGATGAAGGCCCTTGCGGCCCATCCCTGGCAGTTCTGTTTTCTCTGGGATGGGCTGGCCGCAGGAGCTCTGTGCCTGCAACTGGGCCATGTTTCAAGGCTGTAGGGAGCGGGGGGGCGCTTGTCTGCCCTGAGCATTCAGGCGGAGGATTGGGGAGCCCCAGCTCGGGCTGGCTCAATCTGCCCATCCACCGTGGAGGGGCTGGTGAAGCTGGGCGGGCTCTGGGAGGAGGCGGCCTAATGGCCTGCTCGGCCTCACTCAGGAGGGTGAGTGAGGTCCCTAGGCTCCCAGCAGGGACGGTGGGCTGGGATCAAACCTCTGTCCCGCCACCTACCTGGCCCTGGGTTCtgggcccagcccctgcccaggcTCCTCATGCATAGAAGCCAATATCAGGGGCCAGACGGCCAGGGGAGATGGCAGAGATGGAAAAGCTGACCGGAGGGGTGAGGTTGGTCAGCGGGGGCGGTAGCCAGGCAGCCAGGTGTGCCGAACGAGCCCAGGCCCGAGCTGCCAGCAGGAGGGGGTTGAGAGTGGCAAGGAGGAGGCGCTGGCAGCCAGGGAGGGAAGCAGAGTGGCTGCCAAGGGGGATTAGGCCCAGGAGCCCCGGGCCCTACAGGAGAATAGAGCCATTGATGGGAACCCAGAGCTGAGGCCCTGGTGCCAGGGCCTGTAGGGGGCGCCGCTGAGCTGGCGGTGTGAGGCCGGAAGCAGCTGCAGAACCAAGGTCTCAGGCCTGTTCTTGTGTCCACCATGTGGATGAGTCTCCATCTGCCGGCCAGTGCCCGGCCAGGGCCAGCATGGCTGATGGGCGCCCAGCAGGTGCTCTGCAGGAGCCAGTACTGGTCAGGCTTGAGAAAGTGGCCAAGGGAGGCCTGGCGGGGAGTGGAGAGGGAAGTGAGAGGCCCCCCAACTTTGGAGCAGCAAACCCGAGTTCAAATCCAACTCTGCCACTCAGCAGCCGGGGGCACCATGGGCAAAGAAGGGGGGCTCCTGGGAGCCACCTGGGGGGCATTATGAGGACTGAGGGAGAGAGACCACCCCGTGGGGTGCCCGGCCAAGCAAGGGCTTAGCAGCAATGGGGTCTGAGCAGCCTCCCTCCCCTCTGTCTTGCAGGCCTGACCGCCGCTGCCTACAGAGTCACACTCAACCCTCCGGGCACCTTCCTTGAAGGAGTGGCTAAGGTCGGACAATACACGTTCACTGCAGGTGAGCAAGCTGGTCTGGGCATGGCTGGGCCCTCTCCTGGCACAGCCCCAGCTCTCGGGACACATTTCACAGCTGCCTCTTCTCCCTCACTCCCCAGCCTGTATCCACAGTGCCGGCCACCAGGAGAAAGTCGGGTGTTCCTTTATCGGGAACACATGTAGGGTAGGGAGGCCCAGGAGACCAACTCCAGGACTGGGACTGGGAGGCTGCCATGCACAGCAAGTGGCTGAGCCATGGCGTCTGTCTCCATCTAGATCCTGGCAGTGAGCGCCCAAGAGGCTCCTGCTGCGCCCCTCTCGAGGCCCTTGCTCAGCACCAACTCTTCCCATCTACCCCGCAGCTGCTATCGGGGCCGTGTTTGGCCTCACCTCCTGCATCAGCGCTCAGGTCCGCGAGAAGCCCGACGACCCCCTGAACTATTTCCTCGGTGGCTGCGCCGGAGGCCTGACTCTGGGGGCACGCAGTGAGTGGaccgctccccacccccaccctcctcccagcctggCAGAATGACCCCTGACCTCTGCTCATCCTCCACCCTCTCTGTTCCATCCCAGACAAGGAGCAAAGCAGCCTTCTTGAACACCAGCCAGTTCAGTCATAGCGacagttgctgctgctgcttaagcacctactgtgtaccaccATGCTAAGCCTTCAGCTCAGCCCATAGGGCCCTCCCTGACCTGCCCTGTCCCCTCTCCACCCTCCCctcctcactctgctccagccacatgggcctccttgctgttcctcccacatgccaggcacagtcctgccccagggcctttgcatggcAGTGCACTGCCTGGAATGCTGCTCCCCTCACTGTCCTGACCAACCTGTGTACAAGCCAGCATCCCCGCCACCCTCGCTCTGTGTCCCCTTCCTTCTGCATGCCTTGTCAGAGGACACGGGTCACCAAGGTCACCACCTGTCTCTGCCACTGGCCTGTGAGTCAGAGGAGATGCTGGTCCTCACCCTGCCATCTCTCTCCCTGCACCTGGAGCCCTGCAGGGGAGCTGCCCCCGCAACCTTCACTTTACAGAAAAGGGTATTAGGGCTCAGGGAGGGAATGAATTGGCCCGAAGTCACCTGGAGGAGCAAGTGGCCTTCTTTGCAGCCATCAGAGGGTGCAGCCCTGGTGGAGGAGGCCCCGCTTGGCACGGGAACCCCCTTGGAGCATGAGCCAGACACCactcctcctgccctcccacaGGCCCAAGCTTGGGGTCAGTGCCCGCCTGTGCCCCTGGCCTACCCTCAGCCCGCCAAGGCTCGGGCCCTCAGGGCCAGTGGGAGGAGTGAATGAGCCTTCTTGCAACTCAGCCGCTCTGGCCTGGCCTGTTGGGAGTGATGGCAGGTTCCAggcaggcagagagggagggtgCGAGGGCAGGGCCTCTGCTGTCTCTGCGTCAAGACCTTGGGGAGGCCCTGTCCCTCCCCAGCTCCCACTAGAACTGCTCAGAGGTTGGAGGTGGGTTGAGGTCTTGACTGTAGCCTAGCTTGGGCTGGAACTGCTCCCTGTCCCCAAGCCAGCCTCCCTGTCTCTCTTCAAAGGGTGTGAGTCCCTGTAGGTCCTGGTGTGTGGGACGTACCTCCTTCCGCCTCTGGCCCAGGGGCTTTGGAGCAGGAGAGCCCGGGGAAGTGGGGACACCGTCTAGGCTCCTCGGTACACCGACCATGGGACAGATGCATGGCCCGGCCCTGGCATCCATGAGCAGAGGAGAGACTGAGACACACCGATGTGTCACCACTGCCCGGTGCCCAGGCAGGAGCAGCACAGTGTCCCTCTCGTAGGAGGCAATCAGTGTGGGGTGGGATGAGGACCCACAGCCTGGGTTCCTGCTGGGAAGCGACCTGGACTCCAGCCTCCCTGTGTGCGTCAGTTTCCACATCTCCAGAGGCTAGGGCCCTCCTCCTGAGTGACTTAATCCCTGAAGAGAGTGTCCTGTcaggggtctcactctggctCCCAGGGTAGGCACTGGCCAGGGCATGGAGCATCTTGGTCCGGCCGAGCCTCACCCGGCCTTGACatcacctccccactcccacagCGCACAACTACGGGATCGGTGCCGTTGCCTGCGTGTACTTGGGCATAGCGGCCTCCCTGTTCAAGATGGGCCAGCTGGAGAACTGGGAGATGTTTGCAAAACCCAAGGTGTGAGCCCTGTGCCAGCCGGGACCTCCAGCCCGCAGAATGCGTccaaaaataaattctgtgtctatgtgtgtgtcaGCGTCCGGAGGGCTTGGTGACGGCGACACAGTGGCCAGCGAGGGTGGATCTGGGAGGGAGCGAGGAAGGGAGATAAGATAAGGCCCCCCGCACACGCGCCTGCCTGCCGCCCGCCGTCCCTGCCAAGTGTACCAGCCTGGCCCCACAGAAGTAGTAGTGCATCAGGCTAGGGCCATCGGGAGCCAGGAGGGGAGATGGCTGGGATGCGTCCCACCCTCTGCTTTCCCCAGTTCCCAGGGTAGGGCGGGAGCGTGCCAGTGACCTGCCAGCAAGTGGAAGCTGGGCCCCGCCGCCCACGGCCCTTCCCTCTGCGCTGTCGGCTCTGGTCACAACCCCCCTGCAGATCGTGAGCTATCCCTTCTCTGGGCCTGTCCCCAAAGCCAACAACATGTGGAAAACAGGCCCAGGCCCCGTCTCCAAATTCCTGGGCACTGGAGCGGAGAGCCCTGGACAGGCTGGCCCAGCAGCCGTCCCCATCCGGCAGGTCACTCAGAGCCCCTGGGGCTGAGGCACAGTGGGACAGGACGCCCCTCAGCACCTGGCTGGTGGCAGCGACAAGGGAAAGAATTGCAATCCCTTCCCGCCACCTGTCAGGCCGGTGATTTAGGTGGCCCTGGAATGCTGGCACCACCCCGGGCCCCTTCTCCAGAACTGGCTCATGCTCCCTGGCAGCTGGAGAGGAAGCCTGCGAGCTCCTACATGCTGCAGTGGGCTGTAAATTAGGGCGCTCCAGGCTCCACCCAGGGGAGCGGAGCTGTGCGCAGCCCCCACTGGAATGGATCTGGGCCCTGCTGGCAGGCCGGGGACAGCAGGAGCCGGCGAGACTGGCTGTAGCCCTCCTGCCCGCCGCTCACCCATGTCCAGCCccatctcttcccttttctcaagCCCACCCATGGGTCCTAGATTTGGTGAAAAGCCAGACTTTCAGCCTCATATCCTTATCTGTCCGCCTCCAGGTAGTAACTCAGCCTGGAACTCCCAgatccaagcaatcctcccagcttagcctcctgagtagccgggactacggccaccaccactatgcccggttaatgttttaaaaatattttgtaggctgggcctggtggtttgagcctgtaaccccagcactttgggaggtggaggcgggaggactgctcaaggccaggagtttggaaccagcctgggcaatgcaatgagaccctgtctctactaaaaaattcgtctttttgagacatagtcttgctctgtctctcaagctggagggcagtggcaggatcatggctcactggaaccttgacctccctggctcatgCGACCCTCTCATCTCaggcctccctggtagctgggactgcaggtgtgcaccaccacagcgagctaattgtttttatttttattttttgtagagataggatctcactgtgatgtgcaggctggtctcaaactcctggcctcgaacagtcctcccacctcggcctcccagagtgctgggtttataggcatcagccactgtgcccagccactgtgTGCAGAGATTCTGGGTCCCTTCTTTCAGCCCCTGCCTCAAACGTCCTCTAGAGAGAGCACAGATGTCCACATGTGTTCCAGCCCAAGGTGGGCATGCAATAGCTCAGAGTCATGTCCACTTCTGGAGCTGGGTGCCCGGGCCTCGGGCTCCCTGAGAAAGGGTGGACACGCCCACCCCGCCCCAGAGGGGCAGGGGTCTTGACACCTGTCCAAGCCCTAACAGAGTCATTGTTAAAACAAAGgctctggccgggcgtggtggctcaagcctg
This Rhinopithecus roxellana isolate Shanxi Qingling chromosome 8, ASM756505v1, whole genome shotgun sequence DNA region includes the following protein-coding sequences:
- the NDUFA11 gene encoding NADH dehydrogenase [ubiquinone] 1 alpha subcomplex subunit 11, whose protein sequence is MAPKVFRQYWDIPDGTDCHRKAYTTTSIASVAGLTAAAYRVTLNPPGTFLEGVAKVGQYTFTAAAIGAVFGLTSCISAQVREKPDDPLNYFLGGCAGGLTLGARTHNYGIGAVACVYLGIAASLFKMGQLENWEMFAKPKV